One segment of Kribbella amoyensis DNA contains the following:
- the frr gene encoding ribosome recycling factor — protein sequence MDEALREAEQKMAKAVEVAKDDFAAIRTGRAHPQMFASLTADYYGTPTPLQQLAGFQVPEPRTVLISPYDKGAMVAIEKAIRDSDLGVNPGNDGAVIRVVMPQLTEERRKEYIKLAKTKAEEAKVSMRNIRRHAMDQVHKTVKDGDAGEDEGKSAEKRLDGLTKKYVDSIDELLKHKEAELLEV from the coding sequence ATCGACGAAGCACTCCGCGAAGCCGAGCAGAAGATGGCGAAGGCCGTGGAGGTCGCCAAGGACGACTTCGCGGCGATCCGCACCGGCCGGGCGCACCCGCAGATGTTCGCGAGCCTCACGGCCGACTACTACGGCACCCCGACGCCGCTGCAGCAGCTGGCCGGTTTCCAGGTGCCCGAGCCGCGGACCGTGCTCATCTCGCCGTACGACAAGGGCGCGATGGTCGCGATCGAGAAGGCGATCCGCGACTCCGACCTGGGGGTGAACCCAGGCAACGACGGCGCGGTGATCCGGGTGGTCATGCCGCAGCTCACCGAGGAGCGGCGCAAGGAGTACATCAAGCTCGCGAAGACCAAGGCCGAGGAGGCCAAGGTCTCGATGCGCAACATCCGCCGGCACGCGATGGACCAGGTGCACAAGACCGTCAAGGACGGCGATGCGGGCGAGGACGAGGGCAAGAGTGCTGAGAAGCGCCTCGACGGGTTGACGAAGAAGTACGTCGACTCGATCGACGAGCTGCTCAAGCACAAGGAAGCCGAACTGCTCGAGGTGTGA
- the pyrH gene encoding UMP kinase encodes MTETLSTETRPASSPFDPAYHRVLLKLSGEVFGGGKLGVDPDVVNSIAKQIAEVVRAGVQVAVVVGGGNFFRGAELQQRGMERNRADYMGMLGTVMNCLALQDFLEKLGVETRVQTAITMGQVAEPYIPRKADRHLAKGRVVIFGAGSGMPYFSTDTVAAQRALEIGAEALLMGKQGVDGVYDSDPKKNPDAVKFDQLSYDDFLARGLRVADATAISLARDNALPIVIFGLAEGNIARVVRGEKLGTVVAPG; translated from the coding sequence GTGACGGAAACCCTGAGTACCGAGACGAGACCGGCCTCTTCGCCGTTCGATCCGGCCTACCACCGGGTGCTGCTGAAGCTGTCGGGTGAGGTGTTCGGCGGCGGCAAGCTGGGCGTCGACCCCGACGTGGTGAACTCGATCGCCAAGCAGATCGCCGAGGTGGTCCGCGCCGGGGTCCAGGTCGCCGTGGTCGTCGGCGGCGGAAACTTCTTCCGCGGCGCCGAGCTCCAGCAGCGCGGTATGGAGCGGAACCGCGCCGACTACATGGGCATGCTCGGCACCGTGATGAACTGCCTGGCGCTGCAGGACTTCCTGGAGAAGCTGGGCGTGGAGACCCGGGTCCAGACCGCCATCACGATGGGCCAGGTCGCCGAGCCGTACATCCCGCGCAAGGCCGACCGGCACCTGGCCAAGGGCCGCGTGGTGATCTTCGGCGCCGGCTCCGGGATGCCGTACTTCTCCACCGACACCGTGGCCGCGCAGCGCGCGCTGGAGATCGGTGCCGAGGCATTGCTGATGGGCAAGCAGGGCGTCGACGGGGTCTACGACTCCGACCCGAAGAAGAACCCGGACGCGGTGAAGTTCGATCAGCTCTCCTACGACGACTTCCTGGCCCGCGGGCTGCGGGTCGCGGACGCCACCGCGATCAGCCTGGCCCGCGACAACGCGTTGCCGATCGTCATCTTCGGCCTGGCCGAGGGCAACATCGCCCGGGTGGTCCGGGGCGAGAAGCTCGGGACGGTCGTCGCCCCCGGCTGA